Below is a window of Brassica napus cultivar Da-Ae chromosome A5, Da-Ae, whole genome shotgun sequence DNA.
AACACTAAAGCTAGAGAGCTAGAGAGCTAGAGAACTTCAGAACTAAAGATTCTCAGACtggaataaaaatatattttttagttagaGAGTCCAACATTAACGTCTCTTTGCTTGGCATTTTTTCAGAATAGCTACAGAGAGTATTTAAAACTGAAAGGTAGATATGAAAATCTGCAACTTCAGCAGAGGTATGTATATGTATGCTCACATATAAACAACTTATCTATACATGTTATGTGTTTGAATTGATGAAAGTGTGTGTTTTGCTTCAGAAATCTACTTGGAGAGGATCTTGGACCTTTGAACTCAAAGGAGCTAGAGCAGCTTGAGCGTCAACTAGACGGCTCTCTGAAGCAAGTTCGCTGCATCAAGGTGATTTCATTACCCCATTGTATATATACAGAACATACTTTAATTGGTTTTGTTGCGTGAGAAAAATGTCTGAAAATGCTTGTTTCGTGTATATAGACACAGTATATGCTTGACCAGCTCACTGACCTCCAAGGCAAAGAGCATATGTTGCTTGAAGCCAATAGAGCTTTGTCAATTAAGGTAGGATGCTTGTCTCTCTAGTTTCTGATAGAATCTCAAGACATTTTATATAATCCACATTTATATGCGAGTTTGAATGTTACAAGTCTTTAACTACGTTATGTTGTACATTTTTTAGCTGGAAGACATGATCGGCATGAGGAGTCACCATGTAGGAGGGGCATGGGAAGGTGGTGATCAGCAAAATGTTGCCTATGGACATCATCAGACTCAACCTCAGGGACTATTCCAGTCTCTTGAATGTGATCCCACGTTGCAAATTGGGTAAAACCAAACAACTCTTACCTTTTTACACATTAACTTTTAGGTGGTAAACCATTAACCGTTTGATTAAAGCCTAACACTGTAGATTTGGTTTTAAAAACGCTTTGTTTGGTGTTAAGTTTCAGCTCTTGATAATGTCTAAGGAAGGAAAATCAATCCtgtaaaaacttttttaaaatttaaaggcCTTGAGTTTCATATtctgtaaaaattaaaaaagtgttTCTATTGTAGATTGTTAAACTATGTTTTTGTGGTGATGAGAACAGGTATAACCATCCAGTGTGTTCAGAGCAAATGGCTGTAACAACCCAGGGTCCGAGCCAACCAGGAAACGGCTACATCCCTGGCTGGATGCTGTGAGTGATGCCTCTGATTTGATGATGAGAATAAGACGAATCTTTAAGCATTCAAGTGGATAGTTCTTGATGATGAAAATGAGATGGATTAAATTAGTATGGAATGTAATGAATTGTGTTTATGTATGCTGCATAagactttttttatttgtagacaTAAGTGGCTATACATAGCTGTGATAGCCATGAACATCTCTCTTCTGTTGCAGGAGATGTATGTGCCTTTTGAAACCTTGCTTATGTATAAACGGATTGTAACGTATGAAATGTTAACATTAGCCATGTCTTATCTGGTTAACCACTTTATCCCGTCTGTATAAAACAAAACGCGATTATATGCTAACAGGAACGACATAGACAGCTTGCAAAAGAGGCCAATAAACTCTCAAATTACAATGAGATTTCAACACTTGACAATGCCACAGAGATCCAGCTTTTATTTCCAAGTCTTAAGTGTACATAGTAGATCATTACAGTATCTGGATCTTGCTCAGACAGCACAGATAATAAAGTACTATGTCCTGAAAAGTAAAATGATACAGAGAGTTTTGCTGAAGAATGGACTTTATAGTTTACTACATATTTTCAATTGTTTAAATGATACATGATAAATAGCTTATAATCACTTCAAACAGTACTAAACTGTTCTAGAGTTTTGGGTTTGTGCTTTTTCAATATACTTCTTCCCCATCAGGATAGTCTTTATCAAGAAACTGCTCCCTGAAACACAACAATTCACATTGTAATTAGCTTTGAATGACTTGGATTCTTCCCAAGTTAAACCAAGTGTACTATATATGTAACAGAGAAGTTTGGTCCAAAAACACTATTACCTGAGTCTCTCACAGAGGCGGGCTAAAGCTTCGGAACCCATCCTGAATGCAACATCTTGAATCTCTGAAGCATTCGAGAGGTTCACACTATCTGCTAACTGAAACTCACATAGCTCCTTCAACGAGAACGCATCGGTTAAAACAGCTGAGTGACCACCTCCTGCTGCTAGCTTCCTCACTTGTCCCACACACCTGAAAACAACACAGTTTCCCCTTAATCTAACCGAAATTACCACAATGTCTGCATGACAAACAAACTTGTTTGAGCTAATACCAGTCCACAGGAGATGGGTACCAAGCATATGATGATTTCTCATTAGCTGCTTGGCCATAGCTATTGTATCCCCAACCACAGATCCGTCCCTCTCTCATATAAACCAGAGTGTGTGAATGTCCACAAGCAACAAGCCTGACATCGGTCGGGATGACTAGAACCGGGACGTTCCGCAGAAGCATTTCGCTTCCATTAGAGACAGAAAACAAGAAACCAGACTGAGGACCAAGGCCTAGCTGTCCCGCTTGGCCACCACCCCAAGCATAAAGCGCTCCTTCCAGAGATAAACCACAAGTGTGCACACCTCCACAAGCGACTTCTTTCATGGACACACCATCGAGACCAGCGACTCGCCTTGGTATCAACTCCTTGTCACCGGATTGAAGAGAAACATGGCCGAGTTGGCCCATGCTTCCTAGTCCCCAAGTGTAACTGCAACGAGAGAGATAAGTGAGTAAGATTAGCTGAAAGATAATTAATCAAAAGGGAGGGAGACTTGCATTTGCTTCCTCAAGCATTCCCCATCGGGTAGGATGGTGATGAGATAGATATCTCCTTTTCCAGAACCCTTGCAGAGAATTGGTATGTGAATAACCACAAAGTTTTCAAAGAGAAAAGGTCTTTTAGAAAACTTACACCTCGCCCGTTTCTGATACAGCAGCAGTATGGTATTCTCCACATGAGACTTGCGTTATCTTCACGAGCTCAGGTGCTTCGTCAAGGAACTTCGCATAAGCAGTTATCACACGAGGTGCTTGTAGTCCTTCACATGTGACTCCTCTACCAAGCTGCCCTTGTTCATTATAGCCTTATTttcacaaaacacaaaaaattaaaatcataaataccaTAATTATACCACAAACAAGTTTATAACAATGTCTCAAAGCTTTCTTTACCCCAAGCTTGAAGAAGGCCATCTTCTGATAAGGCCACAACATGAGCTGTCCCACATGAAACTTGGCGAATTGCCTAAAACATGTTTATACACCAATGCTTATTAATCCTTGATTCTCCACAAGGAGAGAGAGTTGAGAGTACATACCGTGTTAGCAGGGAATGCCCCTGAGAATAACCGTGGCAGATTTGATCCCTATCATTCGAAGTTTTGAGAAATCAATAAGAGAATGGCACAACTTTAGTTTCAGACACATTAAATGAGAATAAACCTTTTGTTATATTACCTGGTTTTGTCCCCAAACCCAGAGTCTACTCTTTGAAAGAGTACCGTCATTGTCACGAGGCTCCGCAATAGCAGCAGTGCAGAAAGCTCCACAAGACACGAACTTCACAAACTCTGACTGCAACTGCTTCACTTTCTTTGGATGTTTCCTCCCAACCTCGGTTCCATCCCCAAGCTGACCATACTCATTGGCCCCTGAAACCATTAGACATCAAAATGTAAGAACCACCATGACTTGAGCAAAGTACACATTGCCTAAGATTCAACCACAAGATCCAAAGACTACAGAAAGGaaataaatttgtatcaaaTAAAAACCCCAAGGTGCGTTTATGTGAAAATGAGAGACAGACCCCAAGTGAAGAGAGATCCGTCTGATGCAACAGCGGCTGTATGTTCCCGGCCACAGGAGATATCAAGCCACCGTGAATTGGCACCAGCAGGGCAGCCAAAAAGCTCAGGAGGAAGCTGTTTTGGGATACGCAAAAGACTCTCTTGCCCTTTCCTACCGGTTTGCCCGCTTTGATTGTATCCCCAGACGTAAATGGCGCTCTTCGTTGGGATACTCACAGGAGCAGCAACTTCGCCAATTATCTCTCCAATATCCATTTTTGAGACAAGACTCCTGTAACAAAATTGCATAAATTATTCCAAAAAGTCTCGAAATTTATGCGGTTTAATATGCATTAATAAACGAACTAAACTCTGATTATACAGAAATGAGCAGAAGCGATCACGAATCAAGCAAGTTTACGAAGACCCATCTTAGAGCTaatcatgaattttaaaaagaaacgaACTTTCTCCAGTAACACGCAAAGGAGAACTTGATTCACAACAATTCAAAggaaactaatttaaaaaaaaaagaaaaattaatagaaGAGAGCATACCTCTAAGATGAAATGTTGAAACTTTGACAAAGAATCGAAGTTTCTGGACGTTTTTGTGTGTTCGGTTTGGGGGATGATGCCTAATGTGTGTAATAAAACGGAGGGAAGGAGAGAACCAATGAGGTTCGTTCGTTCATTGTCTCCGAGACATCGGGTTAAGGTTCTGagaattgttttctttattagcACCGTGAGTCCTTCATTTTACGAAATATTAACACAAGAGTCCCTAAACTTTCAATTGTTCTTCTTTTCCCCCAATTCACAAGACTGTATATCAGTAATTACGAAATATTAACACAAGAGTCCCTAAATATTAACATTGCTtcttgttttgcattttttttgtgGCCATGTTTCATGGAGTTAGCATAAAGCTTAAAATGTTGCAGAGGTACATTTTCACCCTTCCTGCTTCATATATTTAACATTGTAAAATGACAATATTCACAAAAACCAACAAGCCAAATTTACACAACATCCCCTCTGCATTGCCTTGCCATCTTCTCCAGTTTCAGTTCAGATACAGAGGACACACAGATAGATGATCGATGATTGATGTTCACGGTGTTTCATTGAATTCCATCACCTGCACACAAGGACATTGGAAAACAAAATGGGACCTCTTTATAAGGAGACTTCTCTGTATGACTGTATCTATCACACATATTCCTCAGACAGATAAAACCAGAAGCAACCATGAAAGGAGCATAAGCTTCTAATCTCACCGACCATGCAATTTCAAAAGCATATATgttctgagagagagagagaggttacCTTGCCGCAGACAGGACAGTTTTCACTTCTCTCCATCCATTCATAAATGCAACCAAGGTGGAAATGGTGAGAGCATTTTGTTACAATCTTTGGGTTCTCTGATGTATATTCTGCCAAAGCCAAACAAGACATGATAAATGTTGAAGCCCGAAGCAACAAAGAAAGGAAAAACAACGAAACAAAAATAACCTTCAAGACAAGTTGGACATGCATCTTCATCTTCAGACAAAGGAAAATCCCATATGTTTCCAGACGCTGACTTTGATTTCATAATCCTAAGACTGGATTTACTAGAGTACTCTTCTTTGGGATCTTTCTCAGAGATAACCGATTTGTTGTTTGCCCATTTGCATCCGAAAGATTCGGAATCAGCATCGCTATCACTTCTCAGAGGCTCAGCTTCCTCGTGGGAGTGACTTGAACCCTTCTCACGCCTCGAGACGAGTGAACGGAAGTGCCTAGGATCAGCATCGTAAGGCAGAGGCCTTGGAGTAGAACGGAAGGCTTCAGAGAGAAAGTTATCGTGTGAAGAAGAGGAAGTTATCGATGGAGTGGTAGCTTGAACGGAAGATGGCAGAGCGCGTATTTCTCCTCTTCCGAACACCGAGCTATACTGCAAGTATTCAATATGGGATAAACTCGTGAGAGTAAACATATGAAAGCTATGAGCTGATAAAAAAGCAATGCGAGTGAGAACGTACCAGGTTAAGGAAGTTACGAGCAAGGCATCTTATGCAGGGACAGTTCCTATATACGGAGCTATTTGGATTCATGTACTCATCAATGTCTTGGACTCGAAAGCAAGACGAAACACATCccatcttctcctcctcctcctctctatTTTCCTTACCCTCAAAAACAAAGATTGAAAGCTTCTATCTAAAGAAGTCTCGTTCACCAAACCATACGGTAAACAGTCTGCTTCATATCTCCAAGTTGCCTGCAATGATAAAATGGGGTTTGATTCCTtaatgatgtgatcaagcacattTAACTAAACCCATCTCAGTAAAACTTTAGTTTAGTTTGGATCTGAACTTCAAACAACTCACAGAACTAACTTTAAAGTGTAATGCAAAGCACATAAACTGATAAAACCCTATTTTAGGTAAATCTCCAAAAGCGAAAAGATAAAAACTTTGCTATAATAGAGAAACAGACAAAGCCCAATTGAGATAAGATACatagagaagatgaaaacccCAATATTGATTGCACTGAGCAAAGCAAACAGAGTGAATCACCGACAAAAATCAGCGAAATTTGATCAGAGAATTGATATCAGAAACGATCGGAGTCGAATTATCACAACCCATTTCCACTAATTATTGAAATGATCGCAAAATTGTGAAGAAAGAGCAAACCTTTTTGATCGAGGATTGAGCTGGACGGAGAGAAGAAGCAAATCACCCCCAAATCCAATTCAACCTTTTGATCGGGGCTCAGCGTAAAGAGAGAGCGATGAAAACAGATAACCgacgaaagagagagagagagaaccaataagaaagatttaaaaatttaaatattaattaaatactgagactcattaattaatttttttatttcgcAATTTCCCAGGAAATTCAAAAAGTGGGAGACACTGGAGATGATGGGCGATGATGAATGATGCTTGTTGTTGTGAAAGTGGGTGAGAGAGCTTTGTTGAATGCCTATGGAAGCttcaataataaaacaaaaaatacgaCTCCATTAATTAAATAACACTGTGTTTAAATTAATGATAATCAAAGGACttaataaactatataaatatgattagaTTATGTGTTAAAGTTCCAAGGTATTTGACCTTTTCGGGTTTAGACATTTTGGTTTCCAAAGCCTTTTTAGCTTCATATAAGGATCAAACAGGCCTCATATGAGCCCAGATACGTCGGCTTCGTTACACATGCCcaattaaaaagtttattatactGGAAATTACTAATTAGAAATTAGtcataatttataaagttttatttccCAAAAACGAATAATAACTATACTTATCGACCGaattagattttaactaaagtattaatcaataataatatttttcctGTAAATAATAAGAAATGATTACGAAGAAGGAGCATCGTCTTCTCTACATAGTCCTCTCACACCGCCTTTGATTCTTAACTTATAAACCCTTTCTTCCTTCCCCTTTTGTGTAATCTCTCTAGAAACCTTTTTTCCTCATCGTCTCTCACTTTCCTTATTTCGCCTCGCCAGAGATGGCAGATGACTTGGCGAATCTCTGCCGATTTCTCTTCGACGAGACCGGCCTCACCTCGTCGACGTCGTCGTCAGATCTCTTTTCTCAACGCATACGCTCCGATGATTCGATCAAACGCGGCCTCCGTTACTTCTATATACTCCTCCGCTCCGGAATCGCTCCGATCGGCGCAGATGGTGACTCCTCCTCCGTCAAGCTGCGGTTCGAGACCTGGTCAGATTCGCAGCTTCAAGCTCTCGTTTCGATATCTCAGGCGATCCTTCTACTGTCGCGATCTCTATTAGGTAACTGAATAGCTTTGAATCGAATCGAGATTTACTTGCCGATTTGTTGATTATAActgttttttgtgtgtgtgtgtctcaGTGGACCAAGTGGAACCGATAGTTCTGGGTGTTATCCAGGAGGTGATGGAGTTCTCTCTCAGCTTCTTGGAGAAGTCCAACTTTACTCAAAATGATCTGAAAATGgaggtttgtttgtttattttgtttatataattgtGTTACCACTTACCAGGATTATTTACTTCAACTTGTGATATAGATTCGTCGTTAAAGGCTTAAAGCTTGATAGTTTCAGTATTGCACCGTAGGAATAAGTCACACAAACTCACTAGCATGTCTTCGTTTAACTTTTCTCATGAGGGGTATAGTGCGTTAAGTAATCTAAATCTCTCCAAATACTTGTTTTTGAATCAGATTAATATGGAAATGCTTTTGGAGATTGCTTCTTTTGATGGAAGTGAGAAGCAATATGATATATTGTCACCTGTCTCTCCTGCGGAAGCTGCAGAACTGTGGCCAACGTTTTCTCCCGAGAATGATAATTTGGAATTACATAGCCTTGTGAAATGTACTTTTCAAGGTAATGCTTGTTGATACCCATCCACTCAGTAATGTATTGTTATCTTGCTTCAGATTGATCTGATGATCTTAATACCTTTTGACCTATCAATCAGGGGGCAGGTGCTCAAATGAAGAGAAGCCAGTTGACCGGCTTCTTATTTCGCTGATGTCTGAATGCATTGAATCTGATGTCCAGACTCATTCAGTAGTCAAGCCCTCTTTTCAGCAAGACTACGGCAACCTGAATCCCCTGACTCGACACCTGGCTGTTGTTCACCTTGGCTGTGTTTGTCGTCTGATTATGGTCTGCAAAGAGCTTGTTCAACTGCCAAGTGTGTTAGATGagaagaccattgatcatgctTTCCTTGATAAGTTGTCCTTCTGCTTAAGAATTCTGAAGCTGCTTGGAAGACTTTCCAAAGATGTTCAAAGTATAGAAAACGACGGGACCTTGTTACAAGCGGTAGCTACATTCACAGATGCTTTGCCTAAGCTGTTTAGGGTTTTCTCCGACTTCACTACTCACACTTCTACAGAGGGTAATATTGAGGGTCTTTCTCTAGCGCTGGTGGAAGGATTTCTTAATCTTGTCCAGCTCATCTTTGGCAAGAGTAGTCTATTTCAAAATGTCCAGGCATGTGTATCAGCTTCTATTGTGAACAATCTAGATGCCTCAGTGTGGAGATATGATGTGTCCTCTTGTAATTTGATGCCTCCGATTGCTTACTTCCCTCGGTCTGTCATGTACACATTGAGACTCGTTCAAGATCTGAATAGACAAACATACCATATCCAAGATCTGAGGGTTTTAGAGTCAGAAGTCGACTGTGAAAATGCCAATTCCTCTGCTGATTCTGTTTATTTCCATCTGCGCCAGGAAAAGATCCCGTTGCTCAAAGGCTTCACGGTCGAGGATATAATGAGAGTGATATTTCCTTCCTCAAGTCAGTGGGTGGACAACTTGTTTCATCTTGTTTATTTCCTTCACCTTGAAGGGGTAAAATTACGACCAAAAGTGGAGAGAACATATTCTAGTTTGAGATCCAACAGTTTTGCTGAAGTTGAAAGCCAAATTTCTCATGATGATGAAGCCCTGTTTGGAAACTTGTTCTCTGAGGATCGCCGCTCTCTGTGTTCCATAGAACCAAACGATCATCCACCCGCTGCTGTCAACAGCAATTTACCACTGCAAGCTGTAAAGGAACTGTTGAACTTTCTTAGAGTGTGCATTTTCTGTAAAGAATGGGTTCCTAGGATATACGAAGATGGATGCAAAAAGCTTGATACATGTCACCTTGATATCCTGCTCAATATACTAGGCAGCAGTTTTGAAGACAAGGCCTCTGATGGTGGTGGTTGCATGCTCCAAGATGAAGGAAAACCTGGACATGTTGCCTTTGAGCTGTTACTCAATTTCTTAAGAGGTCGTGCTCTGTCTGATTCTCTTGAGTCCTACCTTTTTCAGAAAATCCTTGCTGTTGAAAATGGTGAGTTCGAGTATAACGATAAGACTCTGGCACTTTTGGCTCACACTCTCCTTTGTAGGCCGGGAGTGGCTGGGGCACAGTTGAGAGCCAAAGCTTATGGTGGTTTCGTTAGTTTTATTGCCGACAGAGCAAGAGTAATATGTGCTGAAGGTTCGAGTGTCAAGGAGTTGAACTCGTGTCTTCCCTCTGCTTTCCATATTGAGATTCTTCTTATGGCTTTCCATTTATCAGATGAAGCAGAAAAGGCCAATTTCTCAAATCTTATTGCCTCGTGTCTGCATAAAGTTGATACCCCGTCCGGAATATGTGATGGTCCTCAGTTGTCCTCTTGGGCGATGCTGATATCTAGGTTGTTAGTGCTGTTGCACCATATGTTGTTGCATCCAAACACTTGTCCAACATCATTAATGCTAGATCTGAGGTCTAAACTGAGGGAAGTTCGTAGCTCTGGCAGTAATTTACATGTAACCGTTGATCATCTGTCTTCTTGGGCGTCTCTTGTAGCAAGGGGATTAACTGATTCATGGGCTGAAGAGGAGTCAGTCAACCATCTGATGAGTCAAATGATCGACTTTTCCCCACATCCTCCTACATTTCAGATTGATGTGTCTGCTGCCAAGACCCTAAACTTGGATTACAGAGATCTGTCTGCAAGTTTGTCCAGAATATTGGGGTTGTGGAAGGGGAAAAAGGCTGGAAAAGTGGAAGACCTGATAGTGGAAAGATACATTTTCATACTTTCTTGGGATATTGCTCGTGTTAACTGTGCATTGGATAGTCAGCCTTCGTTGCATATGAATTACCAGAATGTGGACATATGTAGCACTGTGGATATGATCTACACCAGTCATTTGCTTGTAGGCGACTCCAACATCGTTGGTAAGAATATGAAGTTCAGAGACATTCTGATTGGTGTTTTAAATCAGCTCCATGCTGCACCTGAGAAGGCGGTTGAGGACTTGGGTTGGGATTTTATTCGTGAAGGATCTTGGCTCTCTCTTCTGTTATATTTCATCAATGGTGGCGTCTGGGGTTATTGCAAGAAAAATTCATGTTCAGAAATCGATCCTTTCTGGAGGGAGTGCACATCTATCGACGCCAAATATATTGCTACTGCCGAAGGCGTACTCTCCTGCTTGATGGAAACTGATGACTTTACAGAATTGCTGAAAATGCTTTCATCGTTGGCTAGCAAATATCTACAAGTGTATAGGAAAGCTTTCCTTGCAACTTTCAGTACTTGGACTCACCATGGCCACAGTTCGCCGTCTCTGCTACTTCTCAAGCATACTCTATTTGGTAAAAGTCTCCAAGCTGAATACGCGAAGATTGGTGACAATTCCCTTCATCTTCAATGCATTTCGTATCTGTCGAAACTGGATGCTCTGGGTGATGGAAGAGGTTCGGGTGTTTTATGGAAAGTGTTTTGGGAATTTATGGTACATGGTTTCCCCACTAGTCTTCAAACTTCCAGTGCGATTCTTCTGTCAAGTAT
It encodes the following:
- the LOC106380166 gene encoding developmental protein SEPALLATA 2-like, which produces MGRGRVELKRIENKINRQVTFAKRRNGLLKKAYELSVLCDAEVSLIVFSNRGKLYEFCSTSNMLKTLDRYQKCSYGSVEVNNKPAKELENSYREYLKLKGRYENLQLQQRNLLGEDLGPLNSKELEQLERQLDGSLKQVRCIKTQYMLDQLTDLQGKEHMLLEANRALSIKLEDMIGMRSHHVGGAWEGGDQQNVAYGHHQTQPQGLFQSLECDPTLQIGYNHPVCSEQMAVTTQGPSQPGNGYIPGWML
- the LOC106382856 gene encoding RCC1 and BTB domain-containing protein 1-like, which codes for MDIGEIIGEVAAPVSIPTKSAIYVWGYNQSGQTGRKGQESLLRIPKQLPPELFGCPAGANSRWLDISCGREHTAAVASDGSLFTWGANEYGQLGDGTEVGRKHPKKVKQLQSEFVKFVSCGAFCTAAIAEPRDNDGTLSKSRLWVWGQNQGSNLPRLFSGAFPANTAIRQVSCGTAHVVALSEDGLLQAWGYNEQGQLGRGVTCEGLQAPRVITAYAKFLDEAPELVKITQVSCGEYHTAAVSETGEVYTWGLGSMGQLGHVSLQSGDKELIPRRVAGLDGVSMKEVACGGVHTCGLSLEGALYAWGGGQAGQLGLGPQSGFLFSVSNGSEMLLRNVPVLVIPTDVRLVACGHSHTLVYMREGRICGWGYNSYGQAANEKSSYAWYPSPVDWCVGQVRKLAAGGGHSAVLTDAFSLKELCEFQLADSVNLSNASEIQDVAFRMGSEALARLCERLREQFLDKDYPDGEEVY
- the LOC106382857 gene encoding E3 ubiquitin-protein ligase At3g02290-like — its product is MGCVSSCFRVQDIDEYMNPNSSVYRNCPCIRCLARNFLNLYSSVFGRGEIRALPSSVQATTPSITSSSSHDNFLSEAFRSTPRPLPYDADPRHFRSLVSRREKGSSHSHEEAEPLRSDSDADSESFGCKWANNKSVISEKDPKEEYSSKSSLRIMKSKSASGNIWDFPLSEDEDACPTCLEEYTSENPKIVTKCSHHFHLGCIYEWMERSENCPVCGKVMEFNETP